One Astatotilapia calliptera chromosome 1, fAstCal1.2, whole genome shotgun sequence DNA segment encodes these proteins:
- the senp8 gene encoding sentrin-specific protease 8 — protein MDPVVLSYHDSLLRRSDVSLLEGPYWLNDQVIGFAFEYFAAERFRVLGEAVIFISPEVTQFIKCASCPGELALFLEPLDLASRRWVFLAVNDNSNQTAGGSHWSLLLYHHNSNHFAHYDSQNGSNSLHARRIASKLEPFLGAGRKALFVEEPCPSQQNSYDCGMYVICIAEALCEKARVEGSPRLPVQIITPAYITQKRAEWCRLIQSLAQNDLCCSLSFP, from the coding sequence ATGGATCCTGTAGTGCTCAGCTATCATGACAGCCTGCTGCGGCGCTCTGATGTCTCTCTACTGGAAGGACCTTACTGGCTTAATGACCAAGTCATTGGTTTTGCTTTTGAGTACTTTGCTGCCGAGCGCTTTAGAGTCCTGGGGGAAGCCGTTATCTTTATCAGCCCAGAGGTCACCCAGTTCATCAAATGTGCTTCCTGCCCTGGTGAGTTGGCATTGTTTCTGGAGCCACTGGATCTTGCTTCTCGTCGCTGGGTCTTCCTAGCAGTGAATGACAACTCCAACCAGACCGCTGGAGGGTCCCACTGGAGCCTCTTGCTTTATCATCACAACTCCAACCACTTTGCCCACTATGACTCTCAAAATGGCAGCAATTCACTTCACGCACGGCGCATCGCCAGCAAGTTGGAGCCTTTCCTGGGCGCAGGGAGGAAAGCGCTGTTTGTCGAGGAGCCCTGCCCATCCCAGCAGAACAGCTATGACTGTGGCATGTATGTTATCTGTATTGCCGAGGCCTTGTGCGAGAAGGCCCGGGTGGAGGGCTCGCCACGCCTTCCTGTGCAAATTATCACCCCAGCCTACATCACCCAGAAGAGGGCCGAGTGGTGCAGACTGATCCAGAGCTTAGCTCAGAATGACCTCTGCTGCTCACTGTCTTTCCCTTAG